The Lentzea guizhouensis genome contains a region encoding:
- a CDS encoding NAD-dependent epimerase/dehydratase family protein: MTKLNVLVTGASGYLGSVLVTELDRRGHRVIGIDNGLVARPSAPLVNGEHLDADLRDVSEWASVLDGVDAVIHLAAIVGDPACGLDENLTWETNYLGTVRLAEACRRHGVSKFVFASTCSNYGMSVEDAVEAGTPLHPHSVYAESKVHSEHHLLANADGEFSPRILRLSTLYGVSSRMRFDLAVNVMTAHAVRDRRITVFGGEQWRPFLHIADAADALIRAAELDRVDGMRIWNCGSEEQTYPIAELARMIAGVVPGTEVHVETDSADLRNYRVNFSRMRTTLAFTPRRDLVDAVRSIADRLLAGQWADPAAAEYVNVELVRTALRDAHPAAGTTGGHRWPQLSFDAA; this comes from the coding sequence ATGACGAAGTTGAACGTCCTGGTCACAGGGGCGTCGGGCTATCTCGGTTCGGTGCTGGTCACCGAGTTGGACAGGCGCGGCCACCGGGTGATCGGCATCGACAACGGGCTCGTCGCCCGGCCGAGCGCACCCCTCGTCAACGGCGAGCACCTCGACGCCGACCTGCGTGACGTGAGCGAGTGGGCGTCGGTGCTGGACGGTGTGGACGCCGTGATCCACCTGGCCGCGATCGTGGGTGATCCCGCCTGCGGCCTCGACGAGAACCTGACCTGGGAGACCAACTACCTGGGCACCGTGCGGCTCGCAGAGGCCTGCCGGCGGCACGGTGTGTCGAAGTTCGTGTTCGCTTCCACGTGCAGCAACTACGGCATGTCCGTCGAGGACGCCGTGGAGGCGGGCACGCCGTTGCACCCGCATTCGGTCTACGCGGAGAGCAAGGTCCACTCCGAACACCACCTGCTGGCCAACGCCGACGGCGAGTTCAGCCCGCGGATCCTGCGCCTGTCCACTTTGTACGGTGTGTCGTCGCGGATGCGCTTCGACCTCGCGGTCAACGTGATGACCGCGCACGCCGTGCGGGACAGGAGGATCACGGTGTTCGGCGGCGAGCAGTGGCGCCCGTTCCTGCACATCGCCGATGCGGCGGACGCGTTGATCCGGGCGGCGGAGCTCGACCGGGTCGACGGGATGCGGATCTGGAACTGCGGGTCGGAGGAGCAGACCTACCCGATCGCCGAGCTGGCCAGGATGATCGCCGGGGTCGTGCCCGGCACCGAGGTGCACGTCGAGACGGACTCCGCGGACCTGCGCAACTACCGGGTCAACTTCAGCCGGATGCGCACCACCCTCGCCTTCACCCCGCGTCGTGACCTCGTCGACGCCGTGCGGTCGATCGCGGACAGGCTGCTCGCGGGTCAGTGGGCCGACCCGGCCGCGGCCGAGTACGTGAACGTCGAGCTGGTGCGCACCGCCCTGCGCGACGCCCACCCGGCCGCCGGGACCACGGGCGGTCACCGCTGGCCGCAGCTCAGCTTCGACGCGGCGTGA
- a CDS encoding MbtH family protein, translating into MSNPFEDPEGKFVVLVNDEDQHSLWPAFAAVPRGWRQVLPETRRSVALEFITQSWPDIRPAGVRTSGAPS; encoded by the coding sequence GTGAGCAATCCCTTCGAAGACCCCGAGGGCAAGTTCGTCGTCCTGGTGAACGACGAGGACCAGCACTCGCTGTGGCCCGCGTTCGCCGCCGTGCCGCGGGGCTGGCGGCAGGTGCTGCCGGAGACCAGGCGGAGCGTGGCGCTGGAGTTCATCACGCAGAGCTGGCCCGACATCCGGCCCGCCGGTGTCCGAACGAGCGGAGCGCCGTCGTGA
- a CDS encoding amino acid adenylation domain-containing protein, giving the protein MKVLIERFEQTAAAWPDKLAVLDGPEELSYGELDRRADGLAARLAGRGIRAGDLVAIALPRSAAQFVAMFAVVKAGAAFLPLDLDHPALRLAQMVRDAAPRCVITSAAAGAADWLASVPRVDVDEIGEANAEPPRQAGEVSLDHPAYVLYTSGSTGEPKGVITSQRALANRLSWMQERYPLAETDRVVLKTPCGFDVSIWEYLWALNARAAVVVCKPGGHRDPGYLARLMADSRVTVAHFVPSMLRVFVDRGGFAGLTALRRVFCSGEVLPADLVKRLRADTDVPVHNLYGPTEAAIDVTAFDCPGEPPGAVVPIGTAVPGCRTYVLDDRLGHVTGESEGELYLAGVQLAHGYLGRPDLTAERFVADPFGGPGERMYRTGDLVRRDGDGLLVFVGRVDGQVKIRGQRIELGEIENTLEACPGVAQAAVAVADTPAAGPRLVACWVAESCAALVDQDLRAHLAERLPEAMVPAVFVQLDALPVTASGKLDRRAVAESAAAVGDVAGSAPQGPVENAVASIWSSLLGVDRVGATDNFFALGGHSLLVPELVDQVWRELGVDLPIAVLFEAPTVAEFARAIEGSDP; this is encoded by the coding sequence GTGAAGGTGCTGATCGAGCGGTTCGAGCAGACGGCGGCCGCGTGGCCGGACAAGCTCGCGGTCCTGGACGGGCCGGAGGAGCTGTCCTACGGGGAACTGGACCGCCGGGCGGACGGGCTGGCCGCTCGCCTGGCCGGGCGCGGCATCCGCGCGGGTGACCTGGTCGCCATCGCACTGCCGCGGTCGGCGGCGCAGTTCGTGGCGATGTTCGCGGTGGTGAAGGCGGGCGCGGCGTTCCTCCCGCTGGACCTCGACCACCCGGCCCTGCGGCTGGCGCAGATGGTTCGGGACGCCGCGCCGAGGTGCGTCATCACCTCGGCCGCGGCCGGTGCCGCCGACTGGCTGGCGAGCGTGCCGCGCGTGGACGTCGACGAGATCGGCGAGGCGAACGCGGAGCCACCGCGGCAGGCGGGCGAGGTGAGCCTCGACCACCCGGCGTACGTCCTGTACACCTCCGGCTCCACCGGCGAACCGAAGGGCGTGATCACCTCCCAGCGCGCACTGGCCAACCGCCTGAGCTGGATGCAGGAGCGCTACCCGCTCGCGGAGACGGACCGGGTCGTGCTGAAGACCCCCTGCGGGTTCGACGTGTCGATCTGGGAGTACCTGTGGGCGCTCAACGCTCGCGCCGCGGTGGTGGTCTGCAAGCCAGGCGGGCATCGCGATCCCGGGTACCTGGCCCGGCTGATGGCCGACAGCCGGGTGACCGTCGCGCACTTCGTCCCGTCGATGCTCAGGGTCTTCGTCGACCGGGGCGGGTTCGCCGGCCTGACGGCGCTGCGGCGGGTGTTCTGCAGCGGGGAGGTGTTGCCCGCCGATCTGGTCAAACGCCTGCGTGCGGACACGGACGTGCCGGTGCACAACCTGTACGGCCCGACCGAGGCGGCCATCGACGTCACGGCGTTCGACTGCCCCGGCGAACCGCCTGGCGCGGTGGTGCCGATCGGGACCGCGGTGCCGGGGTGCCGCACCTACGTGCTGGACGACCGGCTCGGCCACGTCACGGGGGAGTCCGAGGGCGAGCTGTACCTGGCGGGCGTTCAACTCGCGCACGGCTACCTCGGGCGGCCGGACCTCACCGCGGAGCGCTTCGTCGCCGACCCCTTCGGCGGGCCCGGTGAGCGCATGTACCGGACCGGCGACCTGGTCCGGCGGGACGGCGACGGCCTGCTCGTGTTCGTCGGCCGCGTCGACGGGCAGGTCAAGATCCGCGGCCAGCGGATCGAGCTCGGGGAGATCGAGAACACGCTGGAGGCCTGTCCCGGTGTGGCCCAGGCCGCCGTGGCGGTCGCGGACACCCCGGCGGCGGGACCGCGTCTGGTGGCCTGCTGGGTCGCGGAGTCCTGCGCTGCGCTCGTGGATCAGGACCTGCGGGCGCACCTGGCCGAACGGCTGCCAGAGGCCATGGTGCCGGCGGTCTTCGTCCAGCTGGACGCCCTGCCGGTCACGGCGAGCGGCAAGCTGGACCGGCGGGCGGTGGCGGAGTCGGCGGCGGCGGTGGGAGACGTCGCCGGCTCCGCGCCGCAGGGCCCGGTCGAGAACGCGGTGGCGTCGATCTGGTCGTCGTTGCTCGGGGTCGACCGGGTCGGCGCGACCGACAACTTCTTCGCGCTGGGCGGTCACTCCCTGCTGGTCCCGGAGCTCGTCGACCAGGTGTGGCGGGAGCTCGGTGTCGACCTGCCGATCGCCGTGCTGTTCGAGGCCCCGACCGTGGCGGAGTTCGCCAGGGCGATCGAGGGCAGCGACCCGTGA
- a CDS encoding protein phosphatase 2C domain-containing protein, whose translation MRADVMSEPGDAGVPNDDFVVLSPEVCVLLDGVTPQADDDGCAHGVGWFVRTLGSALMRRLSGSPGAPLGDCVAAAITETAREHRRDGGRCDLGNRATPQATLLVVRCGPTSVDYFVLGDVTLLVDRPAGLLVITDDRGERLAQEFLHRYGHLPAGSGEAREAWDRYRALRNAPGGYWTAAADPHAARQGVTGAVARDSARGLLAMTDGATRYADLFGLTDWAGVHRLVTEHGVDELITRLRTHERAHPEPGRRRTKISDDATVVRIQL comes from the coding sequence GTGAGGGCAGATGTGATGTCCGAACCGGGTGACGCGGGCGTGCCGAACGACGACTTCGTGGTGCTGTCACCGGAGGTGTGCGTTCTGCTCGACGGCGTCACCCCGCAGGCCGACGACGACGGGTGCGCTCACGGCGTCGGATGGTTCGTCCGGACGCTCGGTTCGGCGCTCATGCGGAGGCTGTCCGGCAGCCCCGGCGCGCCACTGGGCGACTGCGTGGCCGCGGCCATCACCGAGACGGCTCGCGAGCACCGGCGCGACGGCGGGCGGTGCGACCTCGGCAACCGGGCGACGCCGCAAGCGACCTTGCTGGTGGTGAGGTGCGGGCCCACCTCCGTCGACTACTTCGTCCTGGGCGACGTGACGCTGCTCGTGGACCGGCCCGCGGGTCTGCTCGTCATCACCGACGACCGCGGTGAGCGGCTCGCCCAGGAGTTCCTGCACCGCTACGGCCACCTGCCCGCCGGGTCGGGCGAGGCGCGCGAAGCCTGGGACCGCTACCGCGCCCTGCGCAACGCGCCAGGCGGGTACTGGACGGCGGCGGCGGACCCGCACGCGGCCCGCCAAGGGGTGACGGGTGCGGTGGCGAGGGACTCGGCCCGCGGCCTGCTGGCCATGACCGACGGCGCCACGCGGTACGCCGACCTGTTCGGACTGACCGACTGGGCGGGCGTTCATCGACTTGTGACGGAGCACGGCGTCGACGAGCTGATCACCAGGCTGCGCACGCACGAGCGGGCCCACCCGGAACCCGGCCGGCGCCGCACGAAGATCAGCGACGACGCGACCGTCGTGCGGATCCAGCTGTAG